Proteins encoded within one genomic window of Bacillus sp. SM2101:
- the dapD gene encoding 2,3,4,5-tetrahydropyridine-2,6-dicarboxylate N-acetyltransferase, with protein sequence MKMMDANEIISFISNSKKSTPVKVYIKGELEGLEFGANSQTFITGDTGVVFGEWEDIQSALESNKEKISDYVIENDRRNSAIPMLNLKNIKARVEPGAIIRDQVEIGDNAVIMMGASINIGAVIGEGTMIDMNAVLGGRATVGKNCHIGAGAVLAGVIEPPSAKPVVIEDGVVIGANAVVLEGVTVGQGAVVAAGAIVIDDVRPNTVVAGTPARVIKEIDDKTKSKTEIMQELRKL encoded by the coding sequence ATGAAAATGATGGATGCTAACGAGATCATATCTTTTATTTCAAATAGTAAAAAATCAACCCCTGTAAAAGTATACATAAAAGGTGAGTTGGAAGGTCTTGAGTTTGGTGCTAATTCTCAAACATTTATAACTGGAGATACAGGAGTAGTTTTTGGAGAATGGGAAGACATTCAATCTGCTCTAGAGAGTAATAAAGAAAAGATCTCTGATTATGTAATTGAAAATGACCGTAGAAACTCTGCTATTCCAATGCTAAACCTTAAAAATATAAAAGCACGAGTTGAACCAGGTGCGATTATTAGAGACCAAGTGGAAATAGGAGACAATGCTGTAATTATGATGGGAGCTTCTATTAATATTGGTGCAGTTATAGGTGAGGGAACGATGATCGATATGAATGCTGTTCTAGGAGGACGAGCAACAGTAGGGAAGAACTGTCATATCGGAGCAGGTGCAGTACTTGCTGGTGTGATTGAACCACCTTCAGCAAAACCGGTTGTAATTGAAGATGGTGTTGTCATCGGAGCAAATGCGGTCGTTCTTGAAGGAGTTACTGTTGGACAAGGAGCAGTAGTAGCCGCTGGAGCTATTGTTATTGATGATGTGCGTCCAAATACGGTAGTAGCAGGCACCCCAGCTCGTGTAATAAAAGAGATTGACGACAAAACAAAATCAAAAACTGAAATTATGCAAGAGTTAAGAAAACTGTAA
- a CDS encoding LysR family transcriptional regulator codes for MQFSEFQLLVVLAQELNMRKASEKLFVSQPALSQRLHSIEKTWDTQIFLRSQKGLTLTPAGEKIVNYAMEVVRNEEKVREEINKLDQEIHGTLKIAVATIIGQHWLPSVLKQFVNTYPHAKISLITGWSSDILKSLYEDSVHIGIIRGNPEWKGVKKHLLSDTLYLVDTEINKIEQVLETERPFIQFKSDSTYYQEIQNWWHRQFQTTPKRTIVVDQIETCKQMVLHGIGYAILPSVTLDGDSNMYRIPLLDENDRPITRDTWLLGYESAFQLKQVQAFIDIIKNSKQ; via the coding sequence ATGCAATTTTCAGAGTTTCAATTATTAGTTGTGTTAGCTCAAGAATTAAATATGCGTAAAGCTTCAGAAAAGTTATTTGTATCTCAACCTGCGCTGTCACAAAGGCTTCATTCTATAGAAAAAACATGGGATACTCAAATCTTTCTTCGTTCCCAAAAAGGATTAACATTAACACCGGCTGGTGAAAAAATTGTAAACTATGCAATGGAAGTAGTGAGAAATGAAGAAAAGGTTCGAGAAGAGATCAACAAGTTAGACCAAGAAATACACGGAACTTTAAAAATAGCAGTTGCAACGATTATCGGACAGCACTGGTTACCGAGTGTGTTAAAACAGTTTGTCAATACTTATCCACATGCAAAAATATCGTTAATAACAGGGTGGAGTAGTGATATTTTAAAAAGCTTGTATGAGGATTCAGTGCATATTGGTATTATCCGAGGTAATCCAGAGTGGAAGGGTGTAAAAAAGCATCTACTGTCGGATACTTTATATTTAGTTGATACAGAAATTAATAAAATTGAACAAGTTTTAGAAACTGAAAGGCCTTTTATCCAATTTAAAAGTGACTCTACTTATTATCAAGAAATACAAAATTGGTGGCATCGTCAATTTCAGACAACTCCTAAAAGGACAATCGTTGTAGATCAAATTGAAACTTGTAAACAAATGGTTTTACATGGAATTGGCTATGCCATCCTACCATCTGTTACTCTAGATGGGGATTCTAACATGTATCGAATTCCATTATTAGATGAAAATGACCGTCCAATTACTAGAGATACATGGTTACTTGGTTATGAATCTGCATTTCAGCTAAAACAAGTACAAGCATTTATTGATATAATAAAGAACTCAAAGCAGTAA
- the cbpB gene encoding cyclic-di-AMP-binding protein CbpB translates to MISLHSSEFLETNIKDLLIPADKVAHVQIGNSLEHALLVLTKSGYTAVPVLDPMYRLHGLISSTMIFDAILGLERIEFEQLENMKVEDVMNSDIPRLYVSDSLTKGLNLVVNHPFVCVQNDDETLEGIFTRRAILKQLNRHVHKLNK, encoded by the coding sequence ATGATAAGCTTACACAGTAGTGAATTCTTAGAAACAAACATTAAGGATTTACTTATTCCAGCTGATAAAGTGGCCCATGTACAAATAGGGAATAGTTTAGAGCATGCCTTGTTAGTATTAACAAAGTCTGGATATACAGCAGTACCTGTATTGGACCCAATGTATCGTTTACATGGCTTAATAAGTTCTACGATGATATTTGATGCTATTTTAGGCTTAGAAAGAATTGAATTTGAGCAACTTGAAAATATGAAAGTTGAAGACGTCATGAATAGTGATATTCCAAGATTATATGTAAGTGATTCCTTAACAAAAGGTTTAAATTTGGTCGTTAATCATCCGTTTGTGTGCGTACAAAATGATGATGAGACGTTGGAAGGAATATTTACCCGAAGAGCTATTTTAAAACAATTAAATCGCCACGTTCACAAATTAAATAAATAG
- a CDS encoding ribonuclease H-like YkuK family protein: MNDKLMFYNISETNMSFETVICRITEFMKSDPHSLYVLSIGTDSHIHKEITRFITAIHLHRVGKGAWGCLKNYNLSRPVRSLREKISLETSLSQEIAYDFTTKYVTELSEVILPYIDKGADFRLEVHLDIGKKGMTKELIHEMTGRITAMGIEAKIKPDSYAAFCYANRYTK, from the coding sequence ATGAATGATAAGCTCATGTTTTACAATATATCGGAAACGAATATGTCATTTGAAACAGTTATCTGTAGAATCACTGAATTCATGAAAAGTGACCCCCATTCGCTTTATGTTTTGTCGATAGGCACAGATTCACATATTCATAAAGAAATTACTCGTTTTATTACGGCTATTCACTTACATAGGGTGGGTAAAGGTGCTTGGGGATGTTTGAAAAACTACAATTTATCTCGCCCGGTTCGAAGTTTGCGGGAAAAAATATCTTTAGAAACTAGTTTAAGCCAAGAAATTGCTTATGATTTTACGACAAAGTATGTAACAGAGTTATCGGAGGTTATTTTACCTTATATTGATAAAGGGGCTGATTTTCGATTAGAAGTTCATTTAGATATCGGTAAAAAAGGTATGACAAAGGAATTGATACATGAAATGACAGGGAGAATTACTGCAATGGGAATAGAAGCAAAAATTAAACCAGATTCTTACGCTGCTTTTTGTTATGCAAACCGCTATACAAAGTAG
- a CDS encoding YkuJ family protein, translating into MSQLQAIINRLNSLRENTLQGDLSQRFFEVEGEKKCSVKFFQNNNAFELEVYEKGEQSKRYQFDNIDMIAIEIFDLIQ; encoded by the coding sequence ATGTCACAATTACAAGCAATCATAAATCGTCTCAATAGTTTGCGCGAAAATACGTTGCAGGGAGATTTATCCCAGCGATTTTTTGAAGTGGAAGGAGAAAAAAAATGCAGTGTTAAATTCTTTCAAAATAATAATGCTTTTGAGCTGGAGGTTTATGAAAAAGGAGAGCAGTCTAAGCGATACCAATTTGATAATATTGACATGATTGCAATAGAGATATTTGACTTAATTCAGTAA
- a CDS encoding MBL fold metallo-hydrolase: protein MSTPVQIFDDIFLIDDFDLGMQERTGTFVIKTDKPTIIETCASPSIPYILKGLADIGVEPEEIVYIIVTHIHLDHAGGAGLLLSHCPNAKVIVHPKGARHLVDPSKLIAGAKAVYGINFNTLFDPIVPIEENKIVIMKDKEQLQIGKDRMLTFYDTPGHANHHFSIYDPISKGIFTGDTLGIYYKQLSELNILLFLPSTSPNQFDPKKMLHSAKVIKQLDIKAIYFGHYGMTTNVEEVFNQLHYWIPKFIDAGTKGINKNNEHKVQAVTEELFSMISAYLHEQGVPESHPIYNIIPMDMSVCAMGIVDYLGKNDLIEDMSHEG from the coding sequence TTGAGTACGCCTGTTCAAATTTTTGATGACATTTTTTTAATTGACGATTTTGATTTAGGAATGCAGGAAAGGACTGGAACTTTTGTAATTAAAACCGATAAGCCAACGATAATAGAAACTTGTGCTAGTCCATCGATACCATACATATTGAAGGGTTTGGCTGATATAGGCGTTGAACCTGAAGAGATTGTTTATATAATCGTTACCCATATACATCTTGATCATGCAGGAGGAGCTGGATTATTATTATCACATTGTCCAAATGCTAAAGTTATCGTACACCCTAAAGGCGCAAGACATTTAGTTGATCCATCCAAATTAATAGCGGGCGCTAAAGCAGTCTACGGTATAAATTTCAATACATTATTTGACCCAATTGTTCCCATCGAAGAAAACAAAATTGTAATTATGAAAGATAAAGAACAACTTCAAATTGGCAAAGATCGAATGTTAACTTTTTACGATACACCTGGCCATGCAAATCATCATTTCAGCATTTATGACCCAATTAGTAAGGGAATATTTACAGGTGATACTCTAGGCATTTATTACAAACAATTAAGTGAGCTAAATATCTTGCTGTTCTTACCTTCAACATCTCCAAATCAATTTGACCCAAAAAAAATGTTACATTCTGCAAAAGTGATTAAGCAACTAGATATAAAAGCCATTTATTTTGGACATTATGGCATGACAACAAATGTGGAGGAAGTATTCAATCAACTTCATTATTGGATACCAAAATTTATTGATGCAGGAACTAAAGGTATTAACAAAAATAATGAACATAAAGTTCAAGCAGTAACTGAGGAACTATTTTCAATGATTTCTGCTTATCTTCACGAGCAAGGAGTTCCCGAAAGCCATCCGATTTACAATATTATACCTATGGATATGTCAGTCTGTGCAATGGGAATTGTAGATTATTTAGGTAAGAATGATTTGATTGAAGATATGTCCCATGAAGGATGA
- a CDS encoding glutaredoxin domain-containing protein — MKSTTVYSQPDCPPCEVVKKFLAHHKITYQEIDITKNKRERERLINEYKAYSTPTIIIDEEIVKGFDLTKLANILNIEE, encoded by the coding sequence ATGAAAAGCACCACTGTATATAGCCAACCAGACTGCCCACCTTGTGAGGTTGTTAAAAAATTTTTGGCACACCACAAGATAACATATCAAGAGATCGATATTACAAAAAATAAACGTGAAAGAGAACGTTTAATTAATGAATATAAAGCCTATTCTACACCAACAATTATTATTGATGAGGAAATTGTAAAAGGTTTTGATCTCACAAAATTAGCTAATATACTTAATATAGAAGAATAG
- a CDS encoding DUF3993 domain-containing protein gives MVNYFTQLLLSIALLYCSVEDTQLYTLPSKENIINHLQDAFNTQVSLSEDYRTHEEITELLSPYFNDEFMNKFISENVVQEEDGYITLGTDIARYYIPFFSYTDQTVVIYDIQLQQIYIYEYFLEENNILFTSPDHYEIVTLSKVEGEWKIAEIESSESKPYRISEIERTNKVE, from the coding sequence TTGGTCAATTACTTCACCCAACTGTTGCTGTCTATCGCCTTGTTATACTGTTCTGTAGAAGATACGCAATTATATACACTCCCCTCTAAGGAAAACATAATAAATCATCTACAAGATGCCTTTAACACACAAGTCTCCTTAAGTGAAGATTATCGTACACATGAAGAAATCACTGAATTACTCTCACCGTATTTTAATGATGAATTTATGAATAAGTTTATTAGTGAGAATGTTGTTCAAGAAGAAGATGGTTACATAACTCTTGGAACCGATATTGCACGTTATTACATTCCATTCTTTTCGTATACAGATCAAACAGTAGTAATATACGACATACAATTGCAGCAAATATATATTTATGAATATTTTTTAGAAGAAAATAACATCTTATTTACAAGTCCTGACCATTATGAAATTGTCACACTTAGCAAGGTAGAAGGTGAATGGAAAATTGCGGAGATTGAAAGTAGCGAGAGTAAACCGTATCGAATTAGCGAAATTGAAAGAACAAACAAGGTGGAGTAG
- the fadH gene encoding 2,4-dienoyl-CoA reductase — MKDKVVIVTGGSSGMGKYMAMKFAQEGANVVITGRNVEKLNEVKKEIETFDGQVLTVQMDVRNIEDVSRMVKETDEKFGRIDSLVNNAAGNFLVPAENLSVNGWNAVIDIVLNGTFYCSSEVGKYFIDKGIKGSILNMVATYAWDAGPGVIHSACAKAGVLTMTRTLAVEWGRKYGIRVNAIAPGPIERTGGAEKLFISEEAAKRTLQSVPLGRLGTPEEIASLAYYLLSEDAAYINGECVTMDGGQYLNQIPF, encoded by the coding sequence ATGAAAGATAAGGTAGTTATAGTAACTGGCGGTTCTAGTGGAATGGGTAAATACATGGCAATGAAATTTGCTCAAGAAGGTGCGAATGTTGTCATTACAGGGCGAAATGTGGAAAAACTTAATGAAGTTAAAAAAGAAATAGAAACCTTTGACGGACAAGTGTTGACAGTACAGATGGATGTCAGGAATATTGAAGATGTTTCACGAATGGTAAAAGAAACTGATGAAAAATTCGGTAGAATTGATTCACTAGTAAATAATGCGGCAGGTAATTTTCTAGTTCCAGCAGAAAATTTATCTGTAAATGGTTGGAATGCAGTCATTGATATTGTGTTAAACGGTACATTCTATTGTAGTTCAGAGGTTGGAAAGTATTTTATAGATAAAGGGATAAAAGGAAGTATCCTAAATATGGTAGCCACATATGCCTGGGATGCAGGTCCTGGAGTTATTCATTCTGCATGTGCAAAAGCTGGAGTTTTGACAATGACAAGAACTTTAGCAGTTGAATGGGGAAGAAAATACGGGATTAGAGTGAATGCTATCGCACCTGGTCCGATAGAAAGAACAGGTGGAGCTGAGAAATTGTTTATTTCTGAAGAAGCAGCAAAGCGTACACTCCAAAGTGTTCCATTAGGTCGATTAGGAACACCTGAAGAGATAGCTAGCTTGGCATACTATTTATTATCAGAAGATGCTGCATATATTAATGGTGAATGTGTGACAATGGATGGTGGCCAGTATTTAAATCAAATTCCATTTTAA
- a CDS encoding metallophosphoesterase, whose protein sequence is MTQKQTRRTFLKRSFSITVGSLLATSLGYYYARYIEPKQLSIVHQNISHQLIPNNFEGLKIVQFSDLHIGYNYNLQQLQSAVNKINEEKPDIVLFTGDLIDSPMTFKDADKIPAILKSIKAPLGKFSIYGNHDHGGYGSNLYLEIMNKAEFTLLVNESTIISLPDGSQICLVGVDDLLLGHPDYDKALKNVPQELFTILLAHEPDAAQVTSKYPIHLQLSGHSHGGQVQLPFFGPLITPPLATTYVEGFYEVEESNLSVYVNRGIGTTRLPFRFLSKPEITVFHLNA, encoded by the coding sequence ATGACACAGAAGCAAACGAGAAGAACATTTTTAAAACGCTCATTTTCTATCACTGTTGGTAGTTTGTTAGCAACCTCATTAGGTTATTATTATGCAAGGTATATTGAGCCGAAACAACTGTCTATAGTTCATCAAAATATATCCCATCAACTCATTCCAAACAATTTTGAAGGTCTAAAAATTGTTCAATTTAGTGATTTACATATTGGATATAACTATAATTTGCAGCAACTTCAAAGTGCAGTGAATAAAATTAACGAAGAAAAACCAGATATAGTATTATTTACAGGTGACTTAATTGATAGTCCTATGACGTTTAAAGATGCTGATAAAATACCAGCAATTTTAAAAAGTATTAAAGCTCCACTAGGTAAATTTTCTATATACGGCAATCACGACCATGGTGGATATGGATCAAATCTTTATCTTGAAATTATGAACAAAGCAGAGTTTACATTGCTAGTAAATGAATCAACTATTATTAGTTTACCTGATGGTAGTCAAATATGTTTAGTAGGAGTTGATGATTTATTACTAGGACATCCTGACTACGATAAAGCTTTGAAAAATGTTCCACAAGAGCTCTTCACGATATTATTAGCACATGAACCAGATGCTGCTCAAGTGACATCAAAATACCCAATTCATCTTCAACTATCTGGCCATAGCCATGGAGGGCAAGTACAGCTACCTTTTTTTGGTCCACTAATTACCCCTCCACTAGCAACAACATATGTTGAGGGTTTTTATGAAGTAGAAGAAAGCAATTTGAGTGTCTATGTAAATCGCGGTATTGGCACAACACGACTCCCATTCCGTTTTTTATCAAAGCCGGAAATAACTGTTTTCCATCTTAATGCTTAA
- the crcB gene encoding fluoride efflux transporter CrcB — translation MLTILSIMLGGAIGAMSRYSIGLLISKKKKHLGFPVSMIIVNWIGSFGLGISVHFITGLYPYAQSFITIGFFGALTTYSTFSVEAVELILEKKYVSSLLYIVLTFIGSIGLYSLGVNWF, via the coding sequence GTGTTGACTATTTTGTCAATCATGCTTGGGGGAGCGATAGGAGCAATGAGCCGATATAGTATCGGTTTACTCATTTCAAAAAAAAAGAAACATTTAGGGTTTCCGGTTTCAATGATCATTGTTAATTGGATTGGCTCTTTCGGTCTAGGTATCAGTGTTCATTTTATAACGGGCTTATATCCTTATGCTCAATCGTTCATAACAATAGGTTTTTTTGGAGCGCTTACTACGTATTCAACTTTCAGCGTGGAGGCAGTAGAATTAATCTTAGAGAAAAAGTATGTAAGTAGCTTATTATATATAGTACTAACGTTTATAGGGAGTATTGGTTTATATTCTTTAGGGGTCAACTGGTTTTAG
- a CDS encoding CrcB family protein, translating to MFVYLTQILSVGIGGALGASVRYLLQVGLGNDFFPIATFIANMVGSFLLGLLSGLTARYEMKSNIKLCLGTGFCGGFTTMSAFAADIYILNTQQYSSVMFVYISLTLLLGLILSFIGIVIGRGVKR from the coding sequence ATGTTCGTCTATTTAACACAAATATTGTCTGTCGGAATTGGAGGGGCATTGGGTGCAAGTGTACGTTATTTATTGCAAGTTGGTCTTGGGAATGACTTTTTTCCAATTGCCACTTTTATTGCAAATATGGTAGGCTCCTTCTTATTAGGCTTGTTATCAGGACTAACGGCAAGATATGAAATGAAAAGCAATATCAAACTATGTCTTGGAACAGGTTTTTGTGGAGGTTTTACAACAATGTCTGCTTTCGCAGCAGATATATATATTTTAAATACTCAGCAATATTCAAGTGTAATGTTTGTTTATATAAGTTTAACGTTATTGCTAGGCTTAATATTATCTTTTATCGGGATAGTAATTGGACGAGGAGTAAAAAGATAA
- a CDS encoding YkyB family protein, whose amino-acid sequence MNNSNEIPPLKPTINNLTKAIFIVNRHAKTATNPKFLYLLKRKALQKLVAEKKAEKIGLHFSRNPRNSIQQSDVLVSAGEYFFHMPPTKDDFSKLPHLGDLNQSYRNPKTHMPLSQAKMLLQAYVGVKEDHTDKAPPSSQRRNKPIFKKLGQSYF is encoded by the coding sequence ATGAATAACTCAAATGAAATTCCTCCACTGAAACCTACTATTAATAACCTCACTAAGGCTATCTTCATTGTAAACCGTCATGCTAAAACAGCTACAAACCCTAAATTTTTGTATCTGCTAAAGCGGAAGGCTCTGCAAAAACTGGTAGCTGAAAAAAAGGCGGAAAAGATTGGCCTTCACTTCTCTAGAAATCCTCGTAACAGCATTCAGCAATCAGATGTACTCGTGTCTGCTGGTGAATATTTTTTCCATATGCCCCCTACAAAAGATGATTTTTCAAAACTTCCACATCTTGGGGATTTAAATCAATCATATCGTAACCCTAAAACGCATATGCCATTGTCCCAGGCAAAAATGCTACTTCAAGCCTACGTCGGTGTTAAAGAAGATCATACAGATAAAGCACCTCCATCTTCTCAACGACGTAATAAACCAATTTTTAAAAAACTTGGACAAAGTTATTTTTAA
- a CDS encoding menaquinol-cytochrome c reductase cytochrome b/c subunit has protein sequence MHRGKGMKFVGDSRVKAVEMRKPNIPKDYSEYPGKTEAFWPNFLLKEWMVGAVFLTAYLILTVAHPSPLERMADPTDTGYTPLPDWYFLFLYQLLKYTYASSQYTVLGAFIMPGLAFGALLLAPFLDRGPERRPLKRPLATGFMLLSIAAITFLTWESVDQHDWELAKKQGEIVIVPDVEVDTDAEGYKLLEANTCLSCHGNDLLGGSAAPALIDTGLTVDEITNIVINGQGAMPPGIFNGTDEELQKVAEFIESLKP, from the coding sequence ATGCATCGTGGAAAAGGGATGAAATTTGTAGGTGATTCCCGCGTGAAAGCGGTAGAAATGCGTAAACCGAATATCCCGAAAGATTATTCGGAATACCCAGGGAAAACCGAGGCATTTTGGCCAAACTTCTTATTGAAAGAATGGATGGTAGGAGCAGTCTTTCTTACCGCATACCTAATCTTAACAGTAGCCCATCCATCGCCTTTAGAGCGTATGGCGGATCCGACTGATACTGGGTATACTCCACTGCCTGACTGGTATTTCTTATTCTTATATCAATTACTTAAATATACTTATGCGTCTAGTCAGTATACAGTATTAGGTGCATTTATTATGCCAGGATTAGCATTTGGTGCATTATTGCTCGCGCCATTTTTAGACCGAGGACCAGAGCGCCGTCCTCTTAAAAGACCTTTAGCTACAGGATTCATGCTATTATCAATCGCGGCAATTACTTTCTTAACTTGGGAATCTGTAGATCAGCATGATTGGGAATTAGCTAAAAAGCAAGGAGAAATTGTTATTGTACCTGATGTTGAGGTAGATACTGATGCTGAAGGTTATAAATTATTAGAGGCAAATACTTGTTTATCTTGTCACGGTAATGACTTGTTAGGTGGATCTGCAGCACCAGCACTTATTGATACAGGCTTAACTGTTGATGAAATTACAAATATTGTGATTAACGGACAAGGGGCAATGCCTCCAGGCATTTTTAATGGAACTGATGAAGAACTTCAAAAGGTTGCAGAGTTTATCGAAAGCTTGAAGCCTTAA
- the qcrB gene encoding menaquinol-cytochrome c reductase cytochrome b subunit yields MLNKIYDWIDERLDITPLWRDIADHEVPEHVNPAHHFSAFVYCFGGLTFFVTVIQILSGMFLTMYYVPDIENAWKSVYYLQNEVAFGQIVRGMHHWGASLVIVMMFLHTLRVFFQGAYKKPRELNWVVGVLIFFVMLGLGFTGYLLPWDMKALFATKVGLEIAVQTPLIGEQLKTLLAGHSEIVGAQTLTRFFAIHVFFLPGALLGLMGAHFLMIRKQGISGPL; encoded by the coding sequence ATGTTAAACAAGATTTATGATTGGATTGATGAGCGATTAGACATTACGCCTTTGTGGCGAGATATAGCTGACCATGAAGTACCTGAGCATGTTAACCCAGCCCATCATTTCTCAGCATTTGTGTATTGCTTTGGTGGCTTGACATTTTTTGTTACTGTCATTCAAATTCTATCTGGTATGTTCTTAACGATGTATTATGTTCCAGATATTGAAAATGCATGGAAATCGGTTTATTACTTACAAAACGAAGTAGCCTTTGGGCAAATTGTTCGCGGAATGCATCATTGGGGTGCTAGCTTAGTTATTGTTATGATGTTTTTACATACGCTACGAGTATTTTTCCAAGGGGCATATAAAAAGCCACGTGAACTTAACTGGGTTGTTGGAGTTTTAATATTCTTTGTAATGTTAGGATTAGGATTCACAGGCTATTTATTACCTTGGGATATGAAAGCGCTCTTCGCTACTAAAGTAGGACTAGAAATAGCAGTACAAACACCGTTAATAGGTGAACAATTAAAAACACTATTAGCTGGACACAGTGAAATTGTAGGGGCACAAACATTAACCCGTTTCTTTGCTATTCATGTATTCTTCTTACCAGGAGCTTTACTTGGATTGATGGGAGCCCACTTCTTAATGATCCGTAAGCAAGGAATTTCAGGTCCACTATAA
- a CDS encoding ubiquinol-cytochrome c reductase iron-sulfur subunit — protein MSEKNHRVSRRQFLNYTLTGVGGFMAAGMLMPMVRFAVDPVLRPSEEQEMLPVAQVTDLTNAPQSYSFKVDQVDAWYESEVPYTAWVYKDEKDEIVALSPICKHLGCVVDWNTDDSNPNHFFCPCHLGLYTKDGTNVPGTPPLAPLDVYDFKVEDGTLYLGKAKPRKEA, from the coding sequence ATGAGCGAGAAAAATCACCGAGTTTCTAGACGACAATTTTTGAACTACACTCTTACTGGTGTCGGTGGATTTATGGCGGCAGGGATGCTAATGCCGATGGTTCGCTTCGCAGTTGACCCTGTACTTAGACCATCGGAAGAACAAGAAATGCTTCCTGTTGCACAAGTTACAGATTTAACAAACGCGCCGCAATCGTATTCTTTTAAAGTCGATCAAGTTGATGCATGGTATGAGTCAGAGGTTCCTTATACAGCTTGGGTGTATAAAGATGAAAAGGATGAAATCGTCGCATTATCACCTATATGTAAGCATTTAGGCTGTGTTGTAGACTGGAATACAGATGATAGCAATCCTAACCACTTCTTCTGTCCATGTCATCTTGGTCTTTATACGAAGGATGGAACCAATGTACCTGGTACACCACCTTTGGCACCGCTAGATGTGTATGATTTTAAAGTAGAGGACGGGACGTTATATCTAGGAAAAGCAAAACCACGAAAGGAGGCGTAA
- a CDS encoding YpiF family protein translates to MRWTINDIDMYLKSADYVDSAIIPLIPFGLGSNIKSTVTMGEFIGMITYELERQFKGRLLLLPQFTYMQDEEIETKKNKLFTWCNELKANGIKHIFILTSDSEWKQIESIMEDMLIWLPALPLEHLDDEAYNTMMKEQVNQLIPLFINTWREKNK, encoded by the coding sequence TTGAGATGGACAATCAATGATATTGACATGTATTTGAAATCGGCAGACTATGTTGATTCTGCTATCATTCCACTAATACCATTCGGTTTAGGTTCAAATATCAAGTCAACTGTAACTATGGGAGAATTCATAGGGATGATTACTTATGAGTTGGAGCGTCAGTTTAAAGGAAGGTTATTGCTATTACCACAGTTTACATACATGCAAGATGAGGAGATAGAAACGAAGAAAAATAAGTTGTTTACGTGGTGTAATGAATTAAAAGCTAATGGCATAAAGCATATCTTTATTTTGACAAGTGATAGTGAATGGAAGCAAATTGAATCTATAATGGAAGATATGTTAATCTGGTTGCCCGCCTTACCACTTGAACATTTAGATGACGAAGCCTACAATACAATGATGAAAGAACAAGTAAATCAATTAATTCCACTTTTTATTAATACGTGGAGAGAAAAAAACAAATAA